The window TCCGATTAGAAATGCGTAGACTACAGTTATAGCCCCCGCCTCAGTAGGCGTCATTATACCTAACCTGATTCCCCCTACTATAATAACAGGGGTAAACAATGCGAGGACAGCATATTTAAATGTACGCGCTACTTCTCCAATTGAGAAATTCTCATGCTCTTTAGGTAAGTCATTTTTACGAGCAATGACAAAATTAAAAATAAAAAGTAGAACTGCCATAAGAATTCCGGGTAAGATACCTGCCATAAAAAGTTTACCTATGGACACCTCCGCCATGAATCCATACATAATGAGCGCGATACTCGGGGGGATGATCGGAGCTATCAGTGAAGCTGAGGCTGTCAGGCCAGCAGCTAGCCCCCTGCTATATCCCTTTTCTTCCATTGGGGTAACTAATAATTTCGATAATACTGCGGAGTCTGCATTAGAAGAACCCGACATTCCAGCCATAAAGGTATTCACTAGAATATTAACATATCCAATACCGCCCTTAATGTGGCCAATAGAAGCAGAAGATAGATTAATAAGCCTTCTTGAAATGTCACTGACATTCATAAGGTAACCTGTCAATACGAAAAATGGGATTGCTAAAAGTGGAAAAGATTGAGTGCCTGAAATAATTCGCTGAATGAACACCTCTATCGTTACGGAAGGTTCCACTATAAAAAATAATAGAGTAGCAATCATAATAGAGAATACAACTGGTACTCCTATAAGCATCAAACCTAACATTAAGAAGATAATAAAAATTGTCATATTCTATTCACCACTTATCTCTTTAATCGTTATTACTAAATGGTTAATGAGGTGTATCCCCATAAGTCCAAATCCTATGGGAAAAGCTAGGTAGACCAGAGCTTTCGGTATATTGGAAGCTCCTAACGTTTCACCTATTACGTCATATGTAAATATAAATCCGTAAAAACACATGAAAGCCGACAAAGTTATCAACATTATGCCTATTAAAATGGAGAGAAATCTTGTACCTTTTTTTGGTAAGATAGCTTCTAATAGATCGATCTTAATATGACCTTTATTTTTCATAGCAACACTAGATCCTATAAAGATAATCCAGGCAAATAACAAAATAGATAATTCAACAGATCCTGGAATTGAGTAATCAAAAATATATCGTAAAACCACATTAATGAACGTTAAAATTACTAATATAACCATAATTACATTAACAAGAGCCTCTTCCAGCCTTGACATGATCTTTAAGAACACCGTGTTTCCCCCCTTGGATAAAAATAGAGTAAGACAATTTGTCCTACTCTATGTAATGTAAAATCAATTATTAATTATCTCCTTAACTCTTTCATATGTGCCGTCAGACCAACTATCAGACAAGATGTCATACACACTTGAAGTTGCTTCTTTAAAAGCGTCGACATCAGGTTGTGTAATGGTAACGCCCTCATCTTTAAGTTTTTGCTCATACTCCTTTTCCTGCTCAATGGTTGCTTGTGTCGCTAGCTCCCCGGCAGCCTTGGCTTCCTCTAATAAAATCTGTTGATTTTCTTCAGACAATCCTGAGAATACCTTCTCACTCATTAACCAACCGTTAACTTGTTTAAAGTGACCTGTTAAGGATATATGATCCGCTACTTCGTGAATTTTACTGGAGTATAGCGTTTCCAATGGAGCTTCAGCACCGACGATAATCCCTTGCTCTAGCCCCGGGTAAACTTCCGCCCATTCAAGAGACGTTGGATTTGCGCCCATAGCTTTAATCGTTTCTTGCCACATTGGGAGTGGAGAAGATCGAACTTTTGCACCTTTTAAATCTTCAGGTGTTTCTACTACACGATCAGAAATGACATGCCTTCCACCAAAATACCAATTAAAAGCTAATACGCGTAAACCATTTTCTTCTAGTAGTGCCTCTTGTTCTTTCATAAAATCAGAGTCAATTACTTTTTGGAGCTGGTTCCAATCCTCTACTAGGAAAGGACCGCCCAGCACGGATAAATCTGGAGCCATATCTTGCAAACCTGATGGATTATTGTAAGCGATAACCGGTGTTCCTAATTTGGCTTGTTCCAATACATCCGCATCACTGCCCAATGTAGAATTTGGAAACAGTTCTATTTCAATCGTTCCATTTGTCCGTTCTGCTACATTTTTAGCAAACTGCTTAACGGATTCATGAGTAGGTGAACCTTCAGCCATAACATATCCCATGCGCAATGTTACTTTTTCATCTGTTCCTTCAGAAGATTCTACATTCGAATCACTACAACCAGCCATTACTAGAACCAACAGTGTCAATAGCATTGCAAATTGCAAGTAAATTTTCCTCATATGATCCTCCTTATATTAAAACTGTCTATTCGATATCTTTTTGCATTCCTTTAATACCATAAATTTGAACCGCATTCAGTATGACTGCAAATACAATAATAGAGCCTTTAACAACCAACTGAAGATAGGGAGATACCCCTAGAAGAACCATGCCATTGCTTAAGACAGCAATAAATAAAGCACCTAAAAATGTTCCGATGATGGAGCCTCTTCCTCCAGCCAAACTAGTCCCACCAACAATGACAGCCGCAATTACATCTAATTCCCAACCATTCGCTACTGTCGGATTCCCTGACATTAATCTGGACGACAAAATAATTCCAGCTAGTGCAGCCAACATTCCCGTAATAACAAACACTGCCGTTTTAACTTTTGCTACCGGTACTCCAGATAATTGCGCTGCTTTAATATTGCTTCCCACTGCGTAAACATTACGTCCAAACGGAGTTTTCACTAATACATAATAAAAGATGATGTAAAGGAAAATCATTAATATTACAACAAAGGGAATAGGCCCTATAAATCCACTACCCAGGAAGGAAAATCCCTCTGGAAATGGAGATAATGGAAAGCCACCGGTAATTAAATAGGCAATTCCCCGCCATACAGATAACCATCCAAGACTTGTAATAAATGTTGGAATTCCATATCGATTTCGTAAGAATCCGATGCTATATCCACTGACACCACCTAATAAAATAGTCAGTATCATCGCGATCCATATATTAAAATTCATAGAAATTGCCAAGAATCCGAGGACTGCACTACTCGCTGCAACTAAGGACCCTACAGACAGATCGATTTCCGCAGTAATAATAACCATCGTCATTCCAATTGCTATTATTGAAATCATCGACATCTGTCTTAAAACATCAATAAAATTGCTTGTTGTCAAAAAGTTAGGAGCAATTACGCTGAATACAATTATTAGAAGTAGTAATACACCTAACAATCCAAGAATATTTTGATACGTTTTCCAATAATCTTTAATCGAAAATTTTCTCAATTTATTACTTTCCTGCAAGCCTTGTTGCAACATCTATTTCCCTCCCAAAATTGCCTTTGTCAAATCATTAACCGAAACATTCTCATTTTTCATTTCACGTTGGATTGTGCCATTTTCCATAATAAGGATTCGATCTGTAATTTGCACTAATTCGTCTAAATCCGAGGAAGCTATTATAATAGCGATCCCTTTTTGAGTTATTTCATTTAACAAGCTATATATTTGTCCTTTTGCACCTACATCAATTCCCCTTGTAGGCTCATCAAGCAATAGAACTTTTAAATTATTAAGGGCCAGCCATCTTCCTAAGATTGCTTTTTGTTGATTACCACCACTTAAAAATTCAATATTTCGATTAGGGAGATTTGGATAAAGTCCCGTCTGAGTTATTGCAGTTTGGGATGCCTTTTCTTCTTTTTGATTAGAGATAAATCCTCTCGTCGTGATTTGATTCATGATTGAAACAACAATATTTTCTTTTATACTTCTTCCTGGAAGTATCCCTTCTGTTTTCCTGTCTTCTGAAACAAAACCGATTCCCTTGCGGATCATTTTTTTTCTTATCGGATTTTTAAATTCGGTATTTTCAATTTTAATAACACCTGCCTCAATTTTTTCGTAGCCAAAGATAGATTTGAAAATTTCAGTTCGGCCGGACCCCATTTGACCAGCCAGCCCTAAAATTTCACCAGGTCTGACATAAAGGCTTATATTATTAAGATCTTTTGTTTTCAAGTTTAATAACTCAAGAACTTTTTTATCGCTTTGTATATTCTTCTTTACTTTTTCAGCAGCTTGACCAGATTCGCCCAACATTAAATCCACCATTTCGCCCATGCTTTTGTCTTTAATAGAATGAGTACCAATATTTCTTCCATCTCTCATTATCGTCACTTTATCACAAATTTCAGTTAATTCACTCAGTCTATGAGTTATATAAATGATCCCAACCCTCTGGTCCTTTAAATTTTTAATAATCTTAAACAATTGTTCAATTTCTTGGGCATTGAGAGCAGAAGTTGGCTCATCTAAGATAAGTACTTTGGCCTTTAAAGAGATGGCTTTACAAATTTCAATAATTTGTTGTTCTCCAACTGGTAATTCTCTCACCAACTTTTTAACATCCAATGCGATCCCTACATTTTTCAGTACACTTTCTGCATCTCTCTTCATTTTATGCTCATCGATTATCGGAGGAAGTTTAGATAACAAAGGAATTCTGCCAGCAAAAATGTTTTCAGCAATGCTCAAATCATTAAATAGGCTAAACTCCTGATAGACTATAGAAATCCCTAAGTCTTTAGACATTTGAGTACTACTTAATTTAATCGGAGTTCCCTCAAGTATGATTTCCCCGCTGTCAGGCTCATATGCCCCGGATATCATTTTAACTAATGTTGACTTTCCAGCCCCATTAGCACCTAATAAGGCATGGACTTCTCCATGCCTTAAATTAAAATCTACAGAGTTTAGCGCATGAACATTTCCAAATACTTTATTAATTTTTTTTAATTCTAGTAGAAATTCTGACATGCAAAACTCTCCTCATTTAAATATTCGAGTATTTTTCTACATATTGTTGAACCTTTTCTTTGTCATCCTTTGTAAAAACATCCAAGTCCACAATAATTTCGCTTTCTACTTCTTCACCCTGCAATACTTGAACGGCCGCTTCTACTGACTGATAACCGATCTTTTCAGGATCTTGTGTGGAAACTGCTTGATATGGGTTCGTACTATCCAATAAAGCATTGCCTGTTTGTACATCCATATCCGTTCCGAAGAACTTAATTTTTTCTTGAAGTCCTTTAGAAATGATCCCTTGAACGACTCCCATTGTCGTTCCGCCATTTGCTGCCCACATGACATTCATATCCGGATTGGCTTGTATCATCGTTTCAGCAACGGACATTCCGTTTTCCGGCCCATTTGCATCTTGTTTGCTCACAATTTCGATTCCCGGTGCTTTTTCTACTTCTGAAAGAAAACCTCTTTCACGATCTTTACCTACTTCAAACATGGAAAGCGTAACCATCCCTAGCTTTGCTTCCCCGTTCAAGTGTTCATTTACATAGTCAACTAAAATTTTGCCTGCCTGAGCGCCCAGTTCAAAATTATCAATCCCCACAAAATACTTCATAACCTCTTCATCCACGTTTGTATTATAATTGATCACTGTTACATCTTTTTCTAAAGCACGTTTAATTGCTTGCGTAGATGAAGATGAATCAATTGCAGACATTACAATAGCATCCATCCCTTGAGATGAATAGGTGTCTATCAGGTTAGATTCTTCAGCTAAATCCAAATTAGAATTTCCAATCTTTAGATTTACGTTATAATCTTTTGCCGCCTTTTCCATTCCCAATTGAATTTGCTTAAACCATTCTACATCCGATTGCATTAGAATCCCTGCTATTTCATACTTTTTATTATCAGTGTTACTCGACTCACTATTTGTAGTATTTTCATTACATGCAGTTAGCACCAATAGACTGATTAACAAAATTACTAGAGCCGCTTTATTAAATACCTTCATAATTTTCCGCCTCCCCTTATCCGTCTTCAATTAATTTCTTCAAGCCATACAGGTCTATTTTCTTTCATTGATTGATAGGCAGCATAAACCATTTTTAATGTTAATAAATTATCATTCACACTATTTTCAGGTTCTCTATTTTCTTCGATAGCCCTCATCAATTCACCCATTGTTCCTATAAATGCGTGCGGAAACCATTTTCCTTCTAGATTTGGTTTAAACCATGTATCTTTGATTAATTTATTTGAGGTGAATTCAATCGTGTCTTCTTGTCCAAACGGATAATTATACAATGCTCCATTTTGTCCCTTAATGATGCCTTCCGTACCTTCAAATCGATATGTTGCATACCAATCGTCTTGTGTCGACCAGTTATTATGGTTATCATAGACAAGGCCCCTGGCATATCCGGGAAACTTCATATGGATAAGAGTTCTAGTTTCACCCTCCACTTGCTGATCTGGATATTTTGCGCCATCTGCATAGATATACTCGGGGGTTCCAAACAAAAACCGAATTGAATCTAAATAGTGTATACTATGGTACATAATTTCTAGATTTTTTATCTTTTTTAGAAAAGGCCAGTTTTCAAATTGCGTCAATACATTTACTTGGATTGAAGCGTTCGTTAGTTCTCCAAGAAGGCCTTTACTAATGATGTCGTGACTGGCCCTGATTGATGGTGCCCATCTCATTTGCTGATTAATCGCTATTTTCACATTATATTTTTCGCCAAGCGCTACAATTTTCTTAGCATTTTCCATGGTATCAGCAAGCGGTTTTTGACATAATATATGTTTACCTGCTTTTGCAGCTAATTCAACAACTTTTGGCTGTAAGTCAGCGGTTACAGCTATATCTACAATATCTACTTCAGGATGGTTGATTAACTCTTCCATTGTCTTACATACGTTTGGTATATTAAATTGTTGGGCGACAGATTCAGCCCGCTGGACCGTTCGATTGTATATACCAACTACCTCAAAACCTGCCAATTGATATGCGGGTAAGTGAGCATCCCGTACGATCTCTCCTGCACCAATAATTCCGATACGCAAGTTTTTATTTTTAGGAACTGCTGGCTTATAGTCCACCTCGAACATTTTCTTTTCCCTCCCCCGAATTTATTCTAAATAGAATACTTCCTTCATACTTGCCCACCATTCATTTTCCGATCGGGTCACGAGCGGCTCTTGCAAGGGCTTACAAATAGCCCACCATCTTTGAGTTGTTTCATCTTTCTCCATTTCAGCCATATCTTTTTCATAATTTTCTCCAACATATTCGTAGTAACTAAATAATGTATTATCCTTTATATGGATGGAGTAATTTTGAATATTACTTCTTTTGATACGATCGATTACCTCAGGCCATACTCGTTGATGAAGCTTTTTATATTCATCGATATGTTCATCGGTTATATGGATTACGCTGGCTACTCTTAACATCCTATTCACCTCTTTTAATTCAAAGCTGATAGAACTTGGTGGCAGTTTTATCAAAAACAGCTTGATATTCCTTATCAGTGCGTTCTGTCATTGCAATCTCTACTGAATCCAATACCTGTTTATAATCACCTGCTAAATTTAAAACAGGCCAATCGCTACCGAACATTAATCTATCCGCACCAAATAGAGTAAAAGCAATATCAATATAAGGTTGTATGTCTTCCGCATTCCAATCAGGGGAAGCAGCCGTATTTAACCCCGAAATTTTTGCATATACATTTGGATTGGAAGCGGCTTGTTTTATAAGTTCCTGCCAAGGCTCAAACTGAGCAGAAGCGATCGGCGGTTTTCCTAGATGGTCGATTACCATTCTCAAATTAGGCAATTTTTCAGAAAGTATAGGGATCAATTTGAGATGCTCCGGTAAAACAGCGACAACATCAAATGGCACGTCATTAGCTTGTAAAACATTTAAGCCTTCAATAACTTGGGGCTGGATTAGCCAATTGACATCCTTTTCATTATGGATTAGGTGACGAACCCCTTTGAAATATGGGTTTTCTAAAAACTTTTCTAAACGAATAGCCGTCTCATCCGGTTTGTCTAAAGGGACCCATCCTACAACGCCAGCCACCCAGTTGTATTTCTCAGCAATTTCCAACATATACAGTGTGTCTTCGTAGGAGTTATCTGCTTGAACAAGAATTGTTTTATCAATATGAACCTCTTTCAGTATCCCCGCTAATTCAGGTGGCTCGATACTACGAAAAATCGGTTCTTCATCTTTGGTGGGCCATATATAGGGTACACGATCAAAATTCCAAAAATGTTGATGCGCATCAATTCTCATGAACCTTGTCCTCCTTTTTCTTAGTCCATCTCATACCCACCACAAACATTTAAAGCTTGTCCATTAATGTAGGAACTTTGATCGGAACATAAAAACAGTGCTGTATCCGAGACGTCTTCTGGTGTACCTAAGCGATCTAATTTAATGGTTTGCAGAAATTTCTCCTCGGGACTCTCTCCCAGATTTCTTCTTTTTTCGTATATTTCTTCCATCATGGGAGTTAAAATAACCCCTGGACAAATTGCATTTGTTCTTATATTTTGTTTTCCAAAAGCTTCTGCCATGGATTTTGTCAAGCTAATAATACCCGCTTTACTGGCGGCATAGTGAGGGGAGTATGGCCGACCGCTCCTTCCTGCTATCGAAGAAATATTGATAATCCTTCCCTCTTTTTGCGTAAGCATTTGGGCTACAATAGCTTGGGATAACAAAAATACGCTCTTTAAATTAATGGACAACACCCTGTCCCAATCTTCCTCCGTAATATCCAGAAATGGTTTAGTTTGCATAATACCTGCGTTATTGACCAAAATGTCGATTACCTGAAACTTCTCCTTGGAGAACTCCACCAATTCCGTTAAATTTTCACTGTTTGTTAAATCAGTCACAAATGAAAATAGTTGCCCTTCCACTTGATGCTGTTCTTCTGTGACGATAGAATGGATCTCTGGATTCAAATCGACCAGCAATACATTTACCCCGTGGCTGGCCAGCTTGAGAGCAATTGACTTTCCGATTCCTTGGTAAGCCCCTGTCACAATAGCATTTTTTCCTTTTACTCCGTATGTCATATCTATCCGATCCACCTACCTTAGAATAGTTCCCATTCTTTCGATTCCAATTGTTCAATAAGATTTTGCAGAAACACAGCCCCTACAGCGCCATCAATCAACCTATGATCGAATGATGCCGATAAGCGCAAGATTGGTTTCACTTCAATTTCTCCTTGCTCATTCACGACTGGTTTAAGCTTGGAAGAGCCTACCGCTAAAATCCCTGACTCTGGAGGATTTACTAAAGCAGTAAAGTCATCTATTCCAAAAGCCCCCAAGTTTGAGATTGTAAATGACCCATTACTCATCTCATCCACCGTTAGTTTCCCTGCTTTGGCTTTGTTAACTAATCTGTCCCTTTCCTTGGCGATTTCAATTACCGATAATTGATCCGCGTTGCAAATAACGGGAACTAGCAAGCTGTCGTTCACGGCGACTGCAAGACCAACATTAATATCTTTTTTCTTTATAATCGCATGCTGTTTTTCACTATACTCATAACTGCTATTAAAAATTGGCTGCTTCGCTATTGCTAATGCCACAGCTTTGATTAAAAAATCATTGATGGATAACTTCACGCCTTTATTACCTAGTTCATTCACTTTTTTGCGTAATGTTTCCATATTGGTCACGTTCATATCCCGGTTCAATTGGAATTGAGGGACGTTCATAAAGCTATCGGTCATCCGCGTGGCGATAACTTGACGTATACCGCTGACCGGTTCTTTTTGTGTATCATTGCCAACCTGTTCCACTGTCTCTCTTGATTTTGTTATGTTGGTTTTCCTTGCATCAAGCGCTTTGTAGACGTCCGTTAAAACAATTCTTCCAAGTGGACCGCTTCCAACAAGTTCATGAGCCAAAAGATCATTTTCTTTTAGCAACCTTCTAGCCGCCGGAGATATGCGGATTCGATCAGATTGGTTTGTATGCACTGCTGTTGCTTTCTGAGGACTAGGTTTTTTTACTTTTTCAACTTCCGTTGGTTGAATTGACATGGATTCTTTTTGTCCATTACCTTCTTTACTACTTACTTCCGAAACCCCAATGCTTCCCAATATCTCCCCAACCTGAACTAATTCTCCCTCCTCATACAAGATTTCTGTCAAGACTCCTGTATGAGGTGCCTCCACTTCCAAAATGGATTTATCTGTTTGTACTTCCACGATCGGCTCTTCTTCATTAACCGTATCACCAACTTGTTTAAGCCAAGTGACAATTGTTGCTTCATCCATGGTTAATCCCATTTTAGGTAAAATAATGTCAGCCGCCATTCTACTCACCCCTACTCAACCGTTAATTTCCAATCCTTGAACCGCTAAAGCCGCTTCCCCTAAAATTTCACTTATGCTTGGATGCGGATGAATCGCTGTACTCATTTCCCAAGACGTAGTTTCCAGGAGCATTCCTAACGATAATTCTCCAATTAATTCAGTAGCTTTTTCTCCGATTAGATGGACTCCGACCACTTGGTCTGTCTTTATATCCGTTATTACTTTGGCGAACCCTTGGTTGTTAGAACTTATTAAAGCTTTTCCATTACCTGTGTAGTGGAACTTACCAACTTGAAATTTCCTCCCGCTTCTTATACATTCGGATTCAGTTAAACCAATACTTGCTATTTCGGGATTTGTATATATACATTTTGGAATATACTGTTCATTTACTGGCTCAACATAGTCACCTAGAATGCTATCGATTGCAATCGTGCCTTGATGTGCTGCCAGGTGAGCCAACTGATAGGAACCAGTGATATCTCCAACAGCGTATAATCCCTTAAGAGATGTCTCCATAAACTCATTCGTTTTCACAAAGTGATTTTCAGTTTCCATATCGAAATTTAGTTGAAGATCGGCAAATGTAGTCTTCCTGCCAGTAGCTACAAGTAAAATGTCTGAAGGAATAGCGGTTGTTAAACTCGTTTCATTATTTTGTAATGTAATTTCTAAGTGATCATTATTATCTTGAATCTCTTCTAAAATCACTTCATGTCCCAAGTAAAGATTGACACCTTTTTTTCTCAAGCTCTTTTCGAGTTCATTGCATATCTCTTCATCATTAGTCGGTATCAAATGCTTTTCTTTCTCAATGATAGTTACTGCGCATCCCATTTCACTGAAAAATGTAGCATACTCCACTCCAATAACGCCTCCGCCCATAATTGAAATAGAATTAGGAAGATAATCTAAATCCAATAAAGTGTCGCTTGTAACGATTTTCTCACTGTGTTCATCAACATTCTTTGGAACAAGGGGGACGGTTCCTGTGGCCAAAATGACATGTTTTCCTTCAAATTCTTCAATTTCGTTTGTTAATCTTCTTACTTTAA is drawn from Sporosarcina sp. FSL W7-1349 and contains these coding sequences:
- a CDS encoding dihydrolipoamide acetyltransferase family protein; translated protein: MAADIILPKMGLTMDEATIVTWLKQVGDTVNEEEPIVEVQTDKSILEVEAPHTGVLTEILYEEGELVQVGEILGSIGVSEVSSKEGNGQKESMSIQPTEVEKVKKPSPQKATAVHTNQSDRIRISPAARRLLKENDLLAHELVGSGPLGRIVLTDVYKALDARKTNITKSRETVEQVGNDTQKEPVSGIRQVIATRMTDSFMNVPQFQLNRDMNVTNMETLRKKVNELGNKGVKLSINDFLIKAVALAIAKQPIFNSSYEYSEKQHAIIKKKDINVGLAVAVNDSLLVPVICNADQLSVIEIAKERDRLVNKAKAGKLTVDEMSNGSFTISNLGAFGIDDFTALVNPPESGILAVGSSKLKPVVNEQGEIEVKPILRLSASFDHRLIDGAVGAVFLQNLIEQLESKEWELF
- a CDS encoding sugar ABC transporter ATP-binding protein produces the protein MSEFLLELKKINKVFGNVHALNSVDFNLRHGEVHALLGANGAGKSTLVKMISGAYEPDSGEIILEGTPIKLSSTQMSKDLGISIVYQEFSLFNDLSIAENIFAGRIPLLSKLPPIIDEHKMKRDAESVLKNVGIALDVKKLVRELPVGEQQIIEICKAISLKAKVLILDEPTSALNAQEIEQLFKIIKNLKDQRVGIIYITHRLSELTEICDKVTIMRDGRNIGTHSIKDKSMGEMVDLMLGESGQAAEKVKKNIQSDKKVLELLNLKTKDLNNISLYVRPGEILGLAGQMGSGRTEIFKSIFGYEKIEAGVIKIENTEFKNPIRKKMIRKGIGFVSEDRKTEGILPGRSIKENIVVSIMNQITTRGFISNQKEEKASQTAITQTGLYPNLPNRNIEFLSGGNQQKAILGRWLALNNLKVLLLDEPTRGIDVGAKGQIYSLLNEITQKGIAIIIASSDLDELVQITDRILIMENGTIQREMKNENVSVNDLTKAILGGK
- a CDS encoding amidohydrolase family protein translates to MRIDAHQHFWNFDRVPYIWPTKDEEPIFRSIEPPELAGILKEVHIDKTILVQADNSYEDTLYMLEIAEKYNWVAGVVGWVPLDKPDETAIRLEKFLENPYFKGVRHLIHNEKDVNWLIQPQVIEGLNVLQANDVPFDVVAVLPEHLKLIPILSEKLPNLRMVIDHLGKPPIASAQFEPWQELIKQAASNPNVYAKISGLNTAASPDWNAEDIQPYIDIAFTLFGADRLMFGSDWPVLNLAGDYKQVLDSVEIAMTERTDKEYQAVFDKTATKFYQL
- a CDS encoding TRAP transporter large permease gives rise to the protein MTIFIIFLMLGLMLIGVPVVFSIMIATLLFFIVEPSVTIEVFIQRIISGTQSFPLLAIPFFVLTGYLMNVSDISRRLINLSSASIGHIKGGIGYVNILVNTFMAGMSGSSNADSAVLSKLLVTPMEEKGYSRGLAAGLTASASLIAPIIPPSIALIMYGFMAEVSIGKLFMAGILPGILMAVLLFIFNFVIARKNDLPKEHENFSIGEVARTFKYAVLALFTPVIIVGGIRLGIMTPTEAGAITVVYAFLIGYFVYKKITMKMLKEVIGESVTLTAVVMIIVAASSAFGWVLTWERIPQQVAELVLGLSENPIIVLLLINIMLLIIGMFIEGTASIVLLTPLLTPLVAEIGVDLVHFGIIVAMNLAIGSITPPLGTVMFTTSAAANISIVEFLRKSWPLYIVLLIALFMVTYIPAISLALVK
- a CDS encoding C4-dicarboxylate TRAP transporter substrate-binding protein, whose amino-acid sequence is MRKIYLQFAMLLTLLVLVMAGCSDSNVESSEGTDEKVTLRMGYVMAEGSPTHESVKQFAKNVAERTNGTIEIELFPNSTLGSDADVLEQAKLGTPVIAYNNPSGLQDMAPDLSVLGGPFLVEDWNQLQKVIDSDFMKEQEALLEENGLRVLAFNWYFGGRHVISDRVVETPEDLKGAKVRSSPLPMWQETIKAMGANPTSLEWAEVYPGLEQGIIVGAEAPLETLYSSKIHEVADHISLTGHFKQVNGWLMSEKVFSGLSEENQQILLEEAKAAGELATQATIEQEKEYEQKLKDEGVTITQPDVDAFKEATSSVYDILSDSWSDGTYERVKEIINN
- a CDS encoding TRAP transporter small permease, which codes for MFLKIMSRLEEALVNVIMVILVILTFINVVLRYIFDYSIPGSVELSILLFAWIIFIGSSVAMKNKGHIKIDLLEAILPKKGTRFLSILIGIMLITLSAFMCFYGFIFTYDVIGETLGASNIPKALVYLAFPIGFGLMGIHLINHLVITIKEISGE
- a CDS encoding substrate-binding domain-containing protein, whose translation is MKVFNKAALVILLISLLVLTACNENTTNSESSNTDNKKYEIAGILMQSDVEWFKQIQLGMEKAAKDYNVNLKIGNSNLDLAEESNLIDTYSSQGMDAIVMSAIDSSSSTQAIKRALEKDVTVINYNTNVDEEVMKYFVGIDNFELGAQAGKILVDYVNEHLNGEAKLGMVTLSMFEVGKDRERGFLSEVEKAPGIEIVSKQDANGPENGMSVAETMIQANPDMNVMWAANGGTTMGVVQGIISKGLQEKIKFFGTDMDVQTGNALLDSTNPYQAVSTQDPEKIGYQSVEAAVQVLQGEEVESEIIVDLDVFTKDDKEKVQQYVEKYSNI
- a CDS encoding Gfo/Idh/MocA family protein; amino-acid sequence: MFEVDYKPAVPKNKNLRIGIIGAGEIVRDAHLPAYQLAGFEVVGIYNRTVQRAESVAQQFNIPNVCKTMEELINHPEVDIVDIAVTADLQPKVVELAAKAGKHILCQKPLADTMENAKKIVALGEKYNVKIAINQQMRWAPSIRASHDIISKGLLGELTNASIQVNVLTQFENWPFLKKIKNLEIMYHSIHYLDSIRFLFGTPEYIYADGAKYPDQQVEGETRTLIHMKFPGYARGLVYDNHNNWSTQDDWYATYRFEGTEGIIKGQNGALYNYPFGQEDTIEFTSNKLIKDTWFKPNLEGKWFPHAFIGTMGELMRAIEENREPENSVNDNLLTLKMVYAAYQSMKENRPVWLEEIN
- a CDS encoding SDR family NAD(P)-dependent oxidoreductase produces the protein MTYGVKGKNAIVTGAYQGIGKSIALKLASHGVNVLLVDLNPEIHSIVTEEQHQVEGQLFSFVTDLTNSENLTELVEFSKEKFQVIDILVNNAGIMQTKPFLDITEEDWDRVLSINLKSVFLLSQAIVAQMLTQKEGRIINISSIAGRSGRPYSPHYAASKAGIISLTKSMAEAFGKQNIRTNAICPGVILTPMMEEIYEKRRNLGESPEEKFLQTIKLDRLGTPEDVSDTALFLCSDQSSYINGQALNVCGGYEMD
- a CDS encoding L-rhamnose mutarotase, producing MLRVASVIHITDEHIDEYKKLHQRVWPEVIDRIKRSNIQNYSIHIKDNTLFSYYEYVGENYEKDMAEMEKDETTQRWWAICKPLQEPLVTRSENEWWASMKEVFYLE
- a CDS encoding ABC transporter permease: MLQQGLQESNKLRKFSIKDYWKTYQNILGLLGVLLLLIIVFSVIAPNFLTTSNFIDVLRQMSMISIIAIGMTMVIITAEIDLSVGSLVAASSAVLGFLAISMNFNIWIAMILTILLGGVSGYSIGFLRNRYGIPTFITSLGWLSVWRGIAYLITGGFPLSPFPEGFSFLGSGFIGPIPFVVILMIFLYIIFYYVLVKTPFGRNVYAVGSNIKAAQLSGVPVAKVKTAVFVITGMLAALAGIILSSRLMSGNPTVANGWELDVIAAVIVGGTSLAGGRGSIIGTFLGALFIAVLSNGMVLLGVSPYLQLVVKGSIIVFAVILNAVQIYGIKGMQKDIE